A single region of the Armatimonadota bacterium genome encodes:
- the pcrA gene encoding DNA helicase, producing the protein MRLTDEQVAIIEHPIGCHARVLAVAGSGKTSTMVKRIRYLFEHHHVTPDQIQVLMFNRLAKEQFVYRLASEEVPYHESVPVNTFHSAAYAIYGHLVKNGILPNPDYWIADREEMSISRIRRAVGMINAKYNLYGNNMLDVEEARESISLWKASMIPPERAGHKYNPYYAEVYAEYEKLRTQANGVTFDDMLLTVVRILESNSELRERYVRHVRFLIVDEYQDVNYVQQRLIELLSNGQADIMVVGDDDQTIYEWRGARIEYIRNFPQIFNDRPCKDYTLTRSFRFGPIIAQCAHNVIHNNKQRHPKKVVANSISAEGNIYVTASNQSQVSSTIDQFVSLIVARVAESGGPAPNNEGCRPVVVLGRTWAQLVTIESAFLKHKIPYCLIGQMPFIERHETQRMIEYLVLSINFKSPVNDRLIRMTQNVLNFPRRFISKEFRDEARHIMSGKQTLADALSSLVHSAPHPRVQQRLKEMYEVIGYINDRIRAEQPISASNALSLITERFNLNEYFRDFYGRSEASESRMMTLQSLIFLAQSTGLGVPEFVEYVRQLDPTQGKPEDECIPVTTIFQTKGLEFDYVFIPSAIDGFMPVRRDNENPCYDTAGIVKEPEISAWDESERRLFYVGITRARKGVYIMSTDTAGDAQHGMDNIRKIVPSPYIAEMLHKPTAAIMNSLQRIAAEQTADPAVLTTHYDKYGNPEPVTQMLLDYYLPELGLPGIAEAVRKKAEEVKQRKVEEKPTPPPKREKKWWEEMLEGILGR; encoded by the coding sequence ATGCGGCTAACAGACGAACAGGTCGCTATCATAGAGCACCCCATCGGTTGCCACGCTAGAGTTCTTGCTGTAGCAGGGTCTGGTAAGACTTCCACCATGGTGAAGCGCATCCGTTATTTGTTTGAACATCATCATGTGACGCCCGATCAGATTCAGGTGTTGATGTTCAACCGGCTTGCTAAAGAGCAGTTTGTATACCGCCTTGCATCGGAAGAAGTTCCATATCACGAGTCTGTTCCTGTGAATACCTTCCATTCCGCCGCCTATGCAATATACGGTCATCTCGTTAAGAACGGCATCCTGCCAAATCCTGACTACTGGATAGCCGATAGGGAAGAGATGTCGATATCGCGTATTCGTCGGGCTGTGGGAATGATCAATGCAAAGTATAACTTGTACGGTAATAACATGTTAGACGTGGAAGAAGCAAGGGAGTCTATCTCTCTATGGAAAGCGTCTATGATACCGCCGGAGCGGGCTGGGCATAAGTATAATCCATATTACGCTGAAGTGTATGCAGAGTATGAGAAGCTGAGAACTCAGGCAAACGGAGTAACGTTTGATGACATGCTTCTCACCGTTGTCCGGATATTAGAGAGCAACTCCGAGCTGCGTGAGAGATATGTGCGCCATGTGCGTTTCCTTATCGTAGACGAATACCAGGATGTGAACTACGTCCAGCAGCGTTTGATTGAGCTGCTCAGCAATGGACAGGCGGATATCATGGTGGTCGGAGACGATGACCAGACCATCTACGAGTGGCGCGGAGCGCGTATAGAGTACATACGCAATTTCCCCCAAATCTTCAATGACCGTCCATGTAAAGATTACACGCTAACACGCTCCTTCCGTTTTGGTCCCATTATTGCGCAGTGTGCGCATAACGTTATTCATAACAACAAGCAGCGTCATCCAAAGAAAGTGGTGGCGAATAGCATCTCGGCGGAAGGTAACATCTACGTAACAGCAAGCAATCAGTCACAGGTGTCATCCACTATTGACCAGTTCGTCAGCCTTATTGTTGCCAGGGTGGCCGAGTCCGGCGGTCCTGCCCCCAACAATGAAGGCTGTCGGCCCGTCGTAGTTCTCGGAAGGACCTGGGCACAACTGGTAACCATCGAGAGTGCGTTTCTCAAGCACAAGATACCGTATTGTCTGATTGGGCAGATGCCATTCATAGAACGCCATGAGACGCAACGAATGATTGAGTATTTAGTGCTCTCCATCAATTTCAAGTCGCCGGTCAATGACAGGCTGATCAGGATGACGCAGAATGTACTGAACTTCCCCCGTCGCTTCATTTCCAAAGAGTTTAGAGATGAAGCGCGTCACATTATGTCTGGGAAACAAACCTTAGCGGACGCTCTCTCCAGTCTGGTACACAGCGCCCCACATCCAAGAGTTCAGCAACGTCTCAAAGAGATGTATGAAGTAATAGGATACATCAATGACCGTATCAGGGCTGAACAACCCATCTCTGCTAGTAACGCTCTCTCGCTCATCACCGAACGGTTCAACTTGAACGAATACTTTAGAGATTTCTACGGACGAAGCGAAGCTTCCGAATCGCGCATGATGACGCTTCAGTCTCTGATATTTCTGGCGCAGAGCACCGGGCTGGGCGTACCCGAGTTCGTAGAGTATGTCCGACAGTTAGACCCCACGCAGGGCAAGCCGGAAGACGAATGCATCCCTGTCACAACTATCTTCCAGACCAAGGGGCTCGAGTTTGACTATGTATTCATCCCAAGCGCCATCGACGGATTCATGCCCGTAAGGCGTGACAATGAGAACCCGTGTTACGACACCGCGGGCATCGTGAAGGAACCGGAGATATCTGCTTGGGACGAGAGTGAACGCAGGCTCTTCTATGTTGGTATCACCAGGGCAAGAAAGGGTGTATACATCATGTCAACAGATACTGCGGGAGATGCACAGCACGGGATGGACAACATACGCAAGATTGTCCCGTCACCTTATATCGCCGAGATGTTACACAAGCCCACGGCGGCGATTATGAACAGCCTGCAGCGAATAGCAGCAGAACAGACCGCAGACCCTGCGGTGCTGACCACGCATTATGACAAGTATGGAAACCCCGAACCTGTCACTCAGATGCTGTTGGATTACTACCTGCCTGAGTTAGGATTGCCGGGCATTGCAGAAGCGGTGCGTAAGAAGGCTGAAGAAGTGAAGCAACGGAAGGTGGAAGAGAAACCAACACCACCGCCGAAGCGAGAGAAGAAGTGGTGGGAAGAAATGCTTGAAGGAATACTGGGACGGTAA
- the cheB gene encoding chemotaxis response regulator protein-glutamate methylesterase: MDEHRPVRVLIIDDSVVIRQLLKDIFARDGGIEVVGTASDPIEGYDKIVQLKPDVLTLDVEMPRMDGITFLQKLMRAHPMPVVMISTLTREGSEVTLRALELGAVDFIAKPTQSIFTGMAALSHEITSKVKAAARARVRPPAAHVTPVPSTGLPTKRGITANRLIAIGASTGGPEAIRQVLQGLPAEVPPIVIVQHMPPVFTRSFAERLDKLCTVRVKEAEHGDTLQPGHAYIAPGDYHLQVVRNGSSYRARVVHTEPVNRHRPSVDALFDSVAESSGASTVAVLLTGMGADGARGLKKLRDVGAHTIAQDEETCVVFGMPREAISLGGAEFVLPLPQIAHKVVELLAA, from the coding sequence ATGGACGAGCATCGCCCGGTGCGGGTGTTGATTATCGACGACTCGGTGGTGATTCGACAGTTATTAAAGGACATCTTCGCGCGGGACGGCGGAATAGAGGTTGTTGGCACCGCCAGCGACCCCATCGAAGGCTATGATAAAATCGTGCAGCTGAAACCCGACGTGCTGACGCTGGACGTAGAAATGCCGCGTATGGACGGCATCACCTTTCTGCAGAAGCTGATGCGGGCACATCCTATGCCCGTCGTGATGATTTCCACCCTCACTCGCGAGGGCAGCGAGGTCACCTTAAGGGCATTAGAGCTGGGCGCAGTGGACTTCATCGCCAAGCCCACACAGAGCATCTTTACCGGCATGGCGGCGTTGTCCCACGAGATCACCTCCAAGGTGAAGGCGGCAGCGCGTGCCCGCGTTCGTCCTCCGGCAGCCCACGTCACCCCCGTGCCCTCTACCGGTCTGCCCACCAAACGGGGCATCACCGCCAACCGATTGATCGCCATCGGCGCATCCACGGGAGGTCCCGAGGCGATCCGACAGGTGCTGCAGGGTTTGCCCGCTGAAGTGCCTCCGATTGTGATCGTGCAGCACATGCCGCCTGTGTTCACCCGCTCCTTCGCCGAAAGGCTGGATAAACTGTGCACCGTGCGCGTCAAAGAGGCTGAGCATGGCGACACGTTGCAGCCCGGGCACGCCTACATTGCCCCCGGCGACTACCATCTACAAGTAGTCCGCAACGGCTCCTCCTATCGTGCCAGAGTGGTGCACACGGAGCCAGTGAACCGCCACCGTCCTTCGGTGGATGCCCTGTTCGACTCGGTGGCGGAGAGCAGCGGTGCGTCTACGGTGGCGGTGCTACTGACGGGCATGGGAGCAGATGGGGCAAGAGGGCTGAAAAAGCTGCGCGACGTGGGGGCGCACACTATCGCCCAAGACGAGGAGACCTGTGTGGTGTTCGGGATGCCGCGCGAAGCGATCTCACTGGGAGGGGCAGAGTTCGTGCTTCCCCTGCCCCAGATCGCGCACAAGGTGGTGGAGCTGCTGGCAGCGTAA
- the pheA gene encoding P-protein has product MQAGLSLSRAEICPNKHPRRGDVSVTLHDLRKEIDQIDEQILQLLNRRAELAQQIGTMKARSRTQFFTPEREQQIYRRLAQLNKGPLSNQQMRAIFREIISAARALEKPLVIAYWGPPGTFSHQAGVTKFGTSSEFVPVESIQDVFHEVERSSADYGVVPVENSTAGVIPETLDQFMHTNLKICSELYVPITYYLVSQTTLENVKRVYAGAQPREQCKQWLRQHLPGVEIVEVSTTARAAEMAKEDPESAAVTNALAAQMYDVPILCEHIEDNPHNRTRFLIVGYNEPEPTGKDKTSLMFSVHNRPGALFRAMAAFEMYNVNMTMIESRPTKLVPGEYIFYVDVQGHIKDAPVAKALAALRERSLFVTVLGSYPESE; this is encoded by the coding sequence ATGCAGGCAGGATTAAGCCTGTCTCGAGCCGAAATCTGCCCCAACAAACATCCGCGCAGGGGTGATGTATCCGTGACCTTGCACGACCTCCGTAAAGAGATTGACCAGATAGACGAGCAAATCCTGCAACTGCTGAACCGGCGGGCGGAACTGGCACAGCAGATTGGCACCATGAAAGCGCGCTCACGCACCCAGTTTTTCACGCCGGAGCGAGAGCAACAGATATACCGTCGCCTGGCACAGCTAAACAAAGGACCGCTCTCCAACCAGCAGATGCGGGCGATATTCCGCGAGATTATCTCGGCGGCGCGCGCGCTGGAGAAGCCTCTGGTCATCGCCTACTGGGGACCTCCGGGCACATTTAGCCATCAGGCGGGAGTGACCAAATTCGGCACCAGCAGCGAATTCGTGCCAGTGGAATCCATTCAGGATGTGTTTCATGAGGTGGAACGCTCCAGCGCGGATTACGGAGTCGTCCCTGTAGAAAACTCCACCGCCGGTGTTATCCCCGAAACACTAGACCAGTTCATGCACACCAACCTGAAAATCTGCTCTGAACTGTACGTGCCGATTACCTACTATCTGGTATCGCAGACCACGCTGGAAAACGTGAAGCGGGTGTATGCGGGCGCACAGCCCCGAGAGCAATGCAAACAGTGGCTGCGCCAGCACCTGCCGGGCGTAGAGATTGTGGAGGTATCCACTACTGCCCGCGCCGCGGAGATGGCGAAAGAAGACCCCGAATCCGCCGCCGTGACCAACGCGCTGGCAGCACAGATGTACGACGTGCCCATCCTCTGCGAACATATCGAAGATAACCCCCATAACCGCACCCGCTTCCTGATCGTGGGCTACAACGAGCCGGAACCCACCGGCAAAGACAAGACCTCGCTGATGTTCTCGGTGCACAACCGACCGGGCGCACTCTTCCGCGCGATGGCGGCGTTTGAGATGTACAACGTGAACATGACCATGATCGAGAGCCGTCCGACCAAGCTCGTGCCGGGGGAGTATATCTTTTATGTGGACGTGCAGGGACATATCAAAGACGCTCCTGTCGCCAAAGCGCTGGCGGCGCTGCGGGAGAGAAGCCTCTTCGTGACCGTACTCGGTTCTTACCCGGAGTCGGAGTAA
- a CDS encoding phosphohydrolase, translated as MSRHLRFRAETFKIVQFTDTHWTNFDERDRLTRRVIETVLEHEKPDLVFLTGDMLGGADCKDANRGMRQLVEPIEERGILWTAVMGNHDDEGTLRRDELWRVMESCTHFVGKRGPRRVTGVGNYVLPILNRKGERPAAFLWGIDSNSYATTDIGGWGWITRDQIAWYERTARQVRQRWGITDEERSHIPALAFFHIPLPEYDEVWRTQVCYGEKHEDVCAPQINTGFFAALHEVGEVIGTFVGHEHINDFWGNLYGIRLCYGRGSGYGGYGKEGFLCGARVIELQEGVRDFRTWLRLEDGTAILHQPEHAPAASE; from the coding sequence ATGTCCAGGCATCTGCGATTCCGAGCGGAAACCTTCAAAATCGTGCAGTTCACCGATACTCACTGGACGAACTTTGACGAGCGCGACCGCCTCACGCGCAGGGTGATCGAAACGGTGCTGGAGCACGAAAAACCCGACTTGGTCTTTCTGACGGGTGACATGCTGGGTGGAGCCGATTGCAAAGACGCTAACAGAGGAATGCGACAATTGGTAGAGCCCATCGAGGAACGAGGAATACTCTGGACAGCCGTCATGGGCAACCACGACGACGAAGGTACGTTGCGCCGCGATGAACTGTGGCGGGTCATGGAGAGTTGCACTCACTTCGTGGGCAAGCGCGGTCCGCGCCGTGTTACCGGCGTGGGCAACTACGTGTTGCCGATACTGAACCGCAAAGGCGAACGCCCTGCTGCTTTCCTCTGGGGCATCGATTCCAACAGCTACGCCACCACCGACATCGGGGGATGGGGCTGGATTACCCGCGACCAGATAGCATGGTACGAGCGCACCGCCCGACAGGTTCGCCAGCGATGGGGTATTACCGACGAGGAGCGTTCGCACATCCCCGCCCTGGCTTTCTTCCACATCCCTCTGCCGGAATACGATGAAGTGTGGCGCACGCAAGTCTGCTACGGCGAAAAGCATGAGGACGTTTGCGCTCCTCAAATCAACACGGGCTTCTTCGCTGCACTGCATGAGGTGGGCGAAGTCATCGGCACGTTCGTCGGGCATGAGCACATCAACGACTTTTGGGGCAACCTGTACGGTATTCGGCTGTGCTATGGCAGAGGCAGCGGATACGGCGGCTACGGCAAAGAGGGGTTTCTCTGCGGGGCAAGGGTAATCGAACTTCAGGAAGGCGTGCGCGACTTCCGTACCTGGTTGAGACTGGAAGATGGCACTGCCATCCTGCATCAACCAGAACATGCCCCAGCCGCTTCAGAATAA
- the xerC gene encoding tyrosine recombinase XerC, whose protein sequence is MMTVTRPASDVGILEALNDRILALQAQGASPSTAGHYRLVIGRLFYYRYCRPRHLLLLRDITPAHITEWLAIRRQQVNHRTIDSNWRVLRAFMNWCVKHGYIDSNPCELVDPPRRLPVFKPDCREDDVRCVLEACPNTPVGIRDKAFILFLLDSGVRLHEALKLKVADLAESIPVQGKGGRWRVVFVEQYTLDVVREYVRAWKLKPGDALWQGRRGALSTDGAKHILVRAGERAGVKLSAHKLRRSCATWMARSGASLEAIRLQLGHADIQTTQGYLAYQLDDVQREHRMFTPVRRL, encoded by the coding sequence ATGATGACAGTCACTAGACCGGCTTCGGATGTCGGCATACTGGAAGCACTGAACGACCGCATCCTGGCATTGCAAGCACAGGGGGCTTCTCCATCTACCGCCGGGCACTACCGCCTGGTCATCGGCAGGCTGTTCTACTACAGGTACTGTAGACCGCGCCACCTGCTACTGCTACGGGACATCACACCAGCGCACATCACGGAGTGGCTGGCAATCCGCAGACAGCAGGTAAACCACCGAACCATAGATAGCAACTGGCGGGTGCTACGAGCCTTCATGAACTGGTGCGTCAAGCATGGATACATCGACAGCAATCCCTGCGAACTCGTTGATCCGCCACGACGGCTGCCCGTGTTCAAACCAGATTGCCGTGAAGATGATGTGAGATGTGTCCTGGAAGCCTGTCCCAACACGCCGGTAGGCATCAGGGATAAGGCGTTCATCCTGTTCCTGCTTGACTCTGGCGTGCGGCTCCACGAAGCGCTCAAGCTGAAGGTCGCAGACCTGGCTGAGAGCATACCGGTCCAGGGCAAGGGCGGACGATGGCGAGTGGTGTTTGTGGAGCAGTATACCCTGGATGTCGTCAGGGAATACGTCCGTGCATGGAAGCTGAAACCGGGCGATGCACTCTGGCAGGGCAGGCGCGGTGCACTCAGCACGGATGGAGCGAAGCACATCCTTGTGCGTGCAGGTGAGCGGGCAGGGGTGAAGCTGAGCGCACACAAACTGCGTCGTTCCTGCGCAACGTGGATGGCACGCAGTGGAGCATCCTTAGAAGCCATCCGGCTGCAGTTAGGACACGCGGACATTCAAACAACACAGGGCTACCTGGCTTATCAGTTGGATGACGTGCAGAGAGAGCACAGGATGTTCACACCGGTCAGGAGACTATGA
- a CDS encoding histidinol-phosphatase — MVSLHGGHSSEFCDHAHSPLREMLEAAVRAGYHTFGVTEHAPRVEARFLYPNEIALGWDVPKIIADFERYAQTLPALVEEFASRLVVLRGFEIEVVPAISYVQLMQEYRQRYQFEYIVGSVHYVDEISIDGSMEDFQRAMETAGGLESLAARYYRTVAQMVEALRPEVVAHLDLIKLHGHRFGSLDTPRIRRAVEEALEAVREADGILEVNTAGYRKGLGEPYPASWLVQMAHRMGIGFCFGDDSHRVEQVGFGMEAAREHLLRNGVRSVTVLSRAGGDLVRQAVPL; from the coding sequence ATGGTCTCCCTGCACGGCGGGCACAGCAGCGAGTTCTGCGACCACGCACACTCGCCTCTGCGCGAGATGCTGGAAGCGGCGGTCAGGGCTGGCTACCATACCTTTGGGGTCACAGAGCACGCTCCACGTGTGGAGGCACGCTTTCTGTACCCGAACGAAATCGCGCTGGGATGGGATGTCCCCAAGATTATCGCCGATTTTGAACGCTATGCGCAGACCCTGCCTGCACTGGTGGAGGAGTTCGCCAGCCGTCTGGTGGTGCTGAGAGGCTTTGAGATCGAAGTCGTGCCCGCCATCTCTTACGTGCAACTGATGCAAGAGTATCGTCAACGCTATCAGTTCGAGTACATTGTCGGTTCGGTACACTACGTAGATGAAATCTCCATCGACGGCAGTATGGAGGACTTTCAGCGAGCGATGGAGACAGCGGGCGGCTTGGAATCGCTGGCGGCGCGCTACTACCGTACCGTCGCGCAGATGGTGGAGGCATTGCGCCCAGAGGTTGTAGCGCATTTAGACCTGATTAAGCTGCATGGGCATCGGTTCGGCTCGCTGGATACGCCCAGGATACGTCGGGCAGTGGAAGAGGCTTTAGAAGCTGTCCGTGAAGCGGACGGCATTCTGGAAGTGAACACAGCGGGCTACCGCAAAGGTCTTGGAGAGCCTTATCCTGCCTCGTGGCTGGTGCAGATGGCGCACCGTATGGGCATCGGCTTCTGCTTCGGCGACGACAGCCACCGTGTGGAGCAGGTAGGCTTCGGCATGGAGGCGGCGCGAGAACACCTCCTTCGTAACGGGGTACGCTCGGTGACCGTGCTTAGCCGTGCGGGCGGAGATCTGGTACGCCAGGCTGTGCCGCTCTAA
- the accA gene encoding acetyl-coenzyme A carboxylase carboxyl transferase subunit alpha: MRTVLDFEKPIAELDANIEALKRITADQGIDKSEEIAALERDRERLLREIFRNLTPWDRTLLARHPQRPYTLDYIRTIFDDFIELHGDRQFGDDGAIVGGMAWLNEKPVMVIGQQKGRDLKERQRRNFGMAKPEGYRKALRLMRLAEKFGRPVITFVDTPAADPGVESESRGISEAIARNLREMITLKVPILSVVIGEGGSGGALGIAVADRVLMQEYAIYSVIPPEGCAAILWRDPKRAPEAAEALKLTAHDALRFGIVDEVIEEPLGGAHRDPLAAAQIVKEALLRHLPPLQKMAVSKLRESRYERYRNLGVWRTASE, encoded by the coding sequence GTGAGAACCGTTCTGGACTTTGAAAAGCCGATTGCGGAACTGGACGCCAATATCGAGGCGTTGAAGCGCATTACGGCGGATCAAGGGATCGACAAAAGCGAGGAGATTGCCGCGCTGGAGAGGGACCGCGAACGGCTGTTGCGCGAGATTTTCCGCAACCTGACGCCGTGGGACCGCACCCTGCTGGCGCGACATCCCCAGCGCCCTTATACCCTGGACTACATTCGTACGATTTTCGATGACTTCATCGAGCTACACGGAGACCGACAGTTCGGCGATGACGGCGCCATCGTCGGGGGGATGGCATGGCTCAACGAGAAGCCGGTGATGGTGATTGGACAGCAAAAGGGGCGTGACCTGAAAGAGCGTCAGCGACGCAACTTCGGCATGGCGAAGCCCGAAGGCTATCGCAAAGCGCTGCGGCTGATGCGCCTGGCGGAGAAGTTCGGGCGACCGGTGATTACCTTTGTAGACACCCCCGCCGCCGACCCGGGGGTGGAATCGGAGAGCCGCGGCATCAGCGAAGCCATCGCCCGCAACCTGCGCGAGATGATTACCCTGAAGGTTCCCATCCTTTCCGTGGTCATCGGGGAGGGGGGAAGTGGCGGCGCGCTGGGCATTGCTGTGGCGGACCGGGTGCTGATGCAGGAATACGCCATCTACTCGGTGATTCCGCCTGAAGGCTGCGCGGCGATTCTATGGCGCGACCCAAAGCGTGCTCCCGAAGCGGCGGAGGCGTTGAAACTGACCGCCCATGATGCCCTGCGCTTTGGGATAGTGGATGAAGTCATTGAGGAACCTCTGGGAGGAGCGCACCGCGACCCACTGGCGGCGGCGCAGATAGTGAAGGAGGCATTGCTCAGACACCTGCCACCGCTTCAGAAGATGGCGGTGAGCAAACTGCGCGAAAGCCGTTACGAGCGATACCGTAACCTGGGCGTATGGCGCACCGCCTCAGAGTAG
- a CDS encoding cold-shock protein codes for MQTGTVKWFNDAKGYGFIKPDDSDKDVFVHYTAIQMRGHKTLTEGQRVQFEIVEGAKGPQAANVTAL; via the coding sequence ATGCAAACCGGCACCGTAAAATGGTTTAATGACGCCAAGGGCTACGGCTTCATTAAGCCAGATGACAGCGACAAGGACGTGTTCGTGCACTACACGGCGATTCAGATGCGCGGGCACAAGACCCTCACTGAGGGGCAGCGCGTGCAGTTCGAGATCGTGGAAGGCGCGAAAGGTCCGCAAGCCGCGAACGTCACAGCACTGTAG
- a CDS encoding AAC(3) family N-acetyltransferase, with translation MQIGIDRETLLQELRRLGIARGMDVLVHSSLSSIGWVEGGADTVIDALLSAVSPAGTILMPALNGSPEDSPQNPPRMDVRSTPCPKWIGIIPETFRRHPGVRRSLHPTHSVTALGARADFYTEGHEHCQTPCGKGSPYVKLMDSGGYILMLGCNQQSNTSLHALEELAEVPYHLQDEWTDGIVVDADGREIVVRNRLHLWRWERDFTKVDEPLREAGAMREEMVGNAYCRLIDAGAMRQVLLPILQQDPLWLLSDRAREQFLRSQQR, from the coding sequence ATGCAAATAGGTATCGACAGGGAAACGCTCCTGCAAGAACTGCGTCGTCTGGGTATCGCCAGGGGTATGGATGTGCTCGTGCATTCCTCGCTGAGCAGTATCGGATGGGTGGAAGGCGGCGCGGACACCGTTATTGACGCTCTGCTCTCGGCGGTATCGCCTGCGGGCACGATCCTGATGCCTGCGCTCAACGGCTCGCCAGAAGATTCACCGCAGAACCCGCCGCGCATGGATGTGCGCAGTACTCCCTGCCCCAAATGGATCGGTATCATTCCCGAAACTTTCCGCCGCCATCCCGGCGTCAGACGCAGCCTGCACCCCACCCACTCGGTAACGGCGCTGGGTGCACGCGCCGATTTTTACACCGAAGGACACGAACACTGCCAGACCCCCTGCGGCAAGGGCAGCCCCTACGTGAAGCTGATGGACAGTGGCGGATACATCCTGATGCTGGGCTGCAACCAGCAAAGCAACACCAGCCTGCACGCACTGGAAGAGCTGGCAGAGGTGCCCTATCACCTGCAGGACGAATGGACAGACGGCATCGTGGTAGACGCCGACGGGCGCGAAATCGTGGTGCGCAACCGCCTGCACCTGTGGCGCTGGGAGCGAGATTTCACCAAAGTGGATGAGCCGCTCCGCGAGGCTGGAGCAATGCGCGAGGAGATGGTGGGCAACGCTTACTGTCGCCTCATCGACGCGGGCGCAATGCGGCAGGTGCTTCTACCCATCCTGCAACAAGACCCCCTCTGGCTGCTTTCGGACAGGGCGCGGGAACAGTTCTTGAGGAGCCAGCAGAGATGA
- the accD gene encoding acetyl-coenzyme A carboxylase carboxyl transferase subunit beta, producing MQRGWLSRRSPAERLAIDEMNDAWVKCNGCQQILFARDFERNLKVCPRCGHHHRLSARERIELLADPDTFVERDLEVVSADPLGFPEYADKLSKGRANSGLPEAMVSGTCTLSGIPIVLAVADFAFMGGSMGSAVGEKIARAMEHALEQRMPIVTCSTSGGARMQEGLLSLMQMAKTCAAAARLHEAGVPFISVLTDPTMAGVLASYASVGDVVIAEPGALIGFAGQRVAQQAQVVKPPPNFQTAEFQLEHGMVDIVVPRKELKHTLQRVLRFFTGG from the coding sequence ATGCAAAGGGGATGGCTTAGCCGGCGAAGCCCGGCTGAAAGGTTGGCGATAGATGAGATGAACGATGCATGGGTCAAATGTAATGGCTGCCAGCAGATTCTGTTCGCCCGCGACTTCGAAAGGAACCTGAAGGTGTGTCCGCGCTGTGGACATCACCATCGGCTTTCCGCGCGCGAGCGCATCGAATTGCTAGCAGACCCTGACACCTTTGTGGAGCGAGATTTGGAGGTGGTTTCCGCCGATCCGCTGGGCTTCCCCGAGTATGCAGACAAGCTGAGCAAGGGCAGGGCGAACTCCGGGCTGCCGGAGGCGATGGTGAGCGGCACCTGCACTCTGTCAGGTATCCCGATTGTGCTGGCGGTGGCGGACTTCGCCTTCATGGGGGGTAGCATGGGCAGCGCGGTGGGTGAGAAAATAGCGCGGGCGATGGAGCATGCGTTGGAGCAGCGCATGCCGATAGTGACCTGTTCTACCTCTGGTGGAGCGCGGATGCAGGAGGGTTTACTCTCGCTCATGCAGATGGCGAAGACCTGTGCAGCGGCAGCAAGATTGCATGAAGCTGGTGTACCCTTTATCAGTGTGCTGACCGACCCCACGATGGCGGGAGTGCTGGCGAGCTACGCTTCGGTAGGCGATGTGGTCATCGCTGAACCGGGCGCACTTATTGGCTTCGCAGGACAACGGGTGGCGCAGCAGGCTCAGGTGGTGAAACCGCCACCCAATTTCCAGACCGCCGAGTTCCAGCTGGAGCACGGTATGGTAGACATCGTGGTGCCACGTAAAGAACTGAAACACACGCTTCAACGGGTACTCCGTTTTTTCACGGGGGGATAG